TATTGTCAGCATCCCGTTAAGGGTTTAGCGTTTTCTTTCTTTTATAGAACACGTAAATTGCATTACCTGCAACTACTAATGCAAAAATGGACAGATACCCTATCGCAAATGTTAGGTTCAGCTCGCGTCTAACAACAAGGATTCCAAAAAAAGTCCCAAGAAGTGCCATTAAAGCGAGTTTACTTAATCTCCACTCGGAATGTGAAAGTATCTTCATTTTTTACGCCCCTTTCTCACCCTGTACCGAACCCATTAATTTTAGTAACCCGCGTTCTTACTTTTTCCTCTTCAATTTTCGTTCGCTACGGCTTCAATGCCATCCAGCCGCTTCAGAAATGTTTTTCTCCAGCTCTCTGACAACTCTTCCAACTTCAAGAGAGGCCTGATTCCATCCAAGTCATCTTTATCATGATACATGAGACGATTTGCCTCGGTCACGGTTATGGCTAAAGTGGGCCGCGAAACATGAACCAACTCGTCGGAAGGGGAGACGATTCCTTCCTTCAACACACGGAAATAATAACCTGTATAGCCTGTGTTTTGTACGAGTAAAGGCATGTCTTTGCGTTCATGGATAAGAGACAGCTTGAAACAAGGCTGACGCGGTTGGCTCACTTGGACGATGGCTTCCCCGATTTGGAATGAATCCCCAATGCATACTTCGTCCTCCGTCAATCCTTGAAGTGTCAAATTTTCGCCGAATGCACCAGGTTGCAACTGCTTTCCTAACTCTTTTTCCCAATACGAATAATGCTCGAACTGATATACACAAACAGCCTTATCTTTCCCGCCATGATTGACGAGATCGCCTTGCCCGTCTCCGGTAAAATTCAGTGTGGATAATAAAACGGGCTCCGAAACCGGCTTTTTATGAATTCCGGTCGTTATTTCCTTTTTCCCGAATTGCACATCTTGCGGTTTGCCGACATTCAATGAATGGATTTCGATTTTCTGCATGAGTTATTCACTCCTTTATATAAATATTCTATTCAATCAAGTGAAAAATATTTTGTAGGCAAAGATGACAATCGCCCCGATACAGACTCCTATAAAAAACCTAAGTGCTTGCTTCAACTCAATCGACCATTCGTTTTCGATAGATGACAACCGTCGATATAATAGCTGCAATGACCCATCCTAAAATGATAGCTAATTCGACAAGCACGCCCGAGAAGCCAGCCCCCGCCTCCACTTTTGTCGCCAATTCAATTAATTGCAAGTTCGGCAAATAAGTAGCCGCTTTTAAAAACGGATATTCCGCCACAATCATTGGAATGAACGAGCCAAGCGAAAAGATGAGGATAACCGGCATGACGATGACAGACGCCTCCAAAACCGACTTCGAATAGAGGCCGAGCAGCGTCCCTAATGCAATATAGAAGAATGAAGATAAGACGACCGCCACGACAATGACTGCAATGTTAGCAGGTTTATATTCTGCTAAATAGGCAGTGAAAAAGACGATAACCATCGTAAAAATGAATGTCAACAAGCTTTTTCCGCCGAGGATTTCGGCCGTGCTAGCTGGGGATAGCATGAGACCGCGCAATGTGTTTTTTTCTTTCTCCTCAGCAATCAAACAACATTGGACAAATGCGGCTACCATTCCAAACGTCATATTGATAAGCATGTAATGAGATTCAATCGAGTCAACTCCCATTCGACCGTAAAAAGCGGCTAAAAACAGGGGGACGAAGATGACCGTCGATACCGCAAAGTTCCGTGAAAAATCCTTAAAGTCTTTCTGAAATATCGCATTCATGCGTTTCAATGAAATCATCATGCCAATTTCCTCCCTGTCACTTGTACGAAAATATCACCTAATGTCGGTTCGTTCGAATGGATTGTAACGACTTGATTCGTATTCATATACTCAAATAATTGATTTGCACCTTCAGAGCCTGCGGGCAAGATCACTTTTTCTTCATTTGTCAATTCTACTGTAATTGTCGAATCGGAGTAGCTCTTTTTCAATTTATCCGGTGTGCCCAGAAGCTGGATTTTCCCTTTATTTAGGAAGGCGACCCTGTCACAGAGAGATTCTGCTTCATGCATATCATGCGTCGTCAGGAAAATCGTCGTTCCTTTTTCATTCAGAGCCCGCAAACCTTCATGGATATGAAGAGAATTCGTCGGGTCGAGCGCGGACGTCGGCTCGTCGAGGAATAGCAATTCCGGTTCGTGAATCAAAGTCCTTGCAAGTGTCACACGTTGCGTCATTCCTTTTGATAAAGTCGACACTTTCTTCGATTTCTCTTGTTTCAAATTGACAGTGTCAAGCACCTCATCAATTTTTGAGTGTGGCACCTCATATAAATCGCAATACAGTTTTAGGTTATCGTAGATCGATAGCCTTCCATATAAGCCGCTAGTATCTGTCAGCACCCCGAACCGCCTGCGGTACTCTGATTTCTTAAGCTGCGAAACGGGTTCTCCGAACACTTTCGCAATACCGCTAGTAGGTGTTAATTGGCCGGTCAAAATTTTAATCGTCGTCGTTTTTCCCGATCCACTTGGTCCTAGAAAACCGAAAATTTCCCCTTTCTTCACTTGGAAGTCGACACTTTCAATTGCTGTTTGGTTTGCAAAGACTTTTGCTAAACTGTTCACCTCAATAATGCTATCCATTCCCATCCTCCTATTTCTTATTTGTACCTTCAGAATAAGTGAAAATAAAATTAACAACATCAATTCTCGGATGAAAAGAGTCTAGTAGAGGGCGAATAGAGCGATATTCCAGGTGAATGGATCGTGAATGGTAGTAGATTTCCCGGTGCAAATAATGAACGGAGCATTCCCCAGGATGAATCGTCGGATTCTGTCAGTATATTTCCGAGGAAATAATACAATTTTCTACAAAGTCAGAGTCCAAGCATCTCTTTTAGCTCTACCATCTTTGTTTTCGATAAAGGAATTGTCGATTTTTCACTGTTATCCAAAACAAGGCTGTAACTGTTTCTCGTCCAAGTGATTACCTCCCGAACTTTTTGCAAATTCACGATGTACGATCGGTGGCAGCGAAAGAAGCCGAAGGGGAGTAAACGCGCTTCCAATTCATTCAACGTAGAAGGGGAAGGGAAGGATTCCCCCTTAATATGTAAAAAGGATTGTCCTTCATTGCTTTCAATATAATCTATTTCCGGCGGCTCGAATAAGACGATTTTTTCATTGACCTTCGTAGGAATCTTTTCGAAACGGACAGGTGATATGGATTCTGCAACGGGAGAAGAGTTTTCAATCTCCCTATTTGATTCTTCATCCGCTTCGATTTGGACGGTATGCAGCCCATTTTCGTCCAAGCGGAAGATGTGATCGGCAGCTGTGACTGCGCTTTCCATATTTCCCGTTAATATGAATGCGCTGCGGCCCTCTTGTTTCAGCCGTTGCAGTACGGAAAGGAGGATCCGTTTTGATTCCAAATCAAGATTTTGGTCAGGTTCTTCAAAGATATGGATTGCTGCATTCTGCATGAGTGAGCAGGCAAGCTGGACACGTTTTCTTTCCGAATAAGATAAATGCTTTATTTTCACCCGGCGTTTTGAATCCAATTGAACGGTTTGGATAACTTCCCCGATTGGCTTGTTTGATAGGTAAAGCCGCTTCGTGAATTGGATCATTTCTTCAACGGATAACCGTTCATAGAGGCCATCGTGTAGAAAGTAGAAGCCGATTTTTGATTTGTTTTCTGAAATGCCGCTTTCCCCAATTCGAATTTCACCATTCGACAGCTTTGATTTTTCAAGCAACAGTTCAATTAGCTGCTCGCGGACGTTGACACTCGAATAAACGGCAACTAATTTTCCCGGTTCTATCGACAAATCAAATGCAGGAAAGACTACGGAATCATGAATCCGTTTTTCCGCATTAATAAATTGAAGTGACACACAACATCCCCCGTTTATAAGTCTAGTTAGTTAGAAGTATTATACCAGTTATTTCAAATATGAATGAGCAATCATTAAAAATAGACAACTATTTCGAATATGCCTCGATTTTACGGGAAAACC
The genomic region above belongs to Sporosarcina sp. Marseille-Q4943 and contains:
- a CDS encoding MOSC domain-containing protein: MQKIEIHSLNVGKPQDVQFGKKEITTGIHKKPVSEPVLLSTLNFTGDGQGDLVNHGGKDKAVCVYQFEHYSYWEKELGKQLQPGAFGENLTLQGLTEDEVCIGDSFQIGEAIVQVSQPRQPCFKLSLIHERKDMPLLVQNTGYTGYYFRVLKEGIVSPSDELVHVSRPTLAITVTEANRLMYHDKDDLDGIRPLLKLEELSESWRKTFLKRLDGIEAVANEN
- a CDS encoding ABC transporter ATP-binding protein, giving the protein MDSIIEVNSLAKVFANQTAIESVDFQVKKGEIFGFLGPSGSGKTTTIKILTGQLTPTSGIAKVFGEPVSQLKKSEYRRRFGVLTDTSGLYGRLSIYDNLKLYCDLYEVPHSKIDEVLDTVNLKQEKSKKVSTLSKGMTQRVTLARTLIHEPELLFLDEPTSALDPTNSLHIHEGLRALNEKGTTIFLTTHDMHEAESLCDRVAFLNKGKIQLLGTPDKLKKSYSDSTITVELTNEEKVILPAGSEGANQLFEYMNTNQVVTIHSNEPTLGDIFVQVTGRKLA
- a CDS encoding ABC transporter permease codes for the protein MMISLKRMNAIFQKDFKDFSRNFAVSTVIFVPLFLAAFYGRMGVDSIESHYMLINMTFGMVAAFVQCCLIAEEKEKNTLRGLMLSPASTAEILGGKSLLTFIFTMVIVFFTAYLAEYKPANIAVIVVAVVLSSFFYIALGTLLGLYSKSVLEASVIVMPVILIFSLGSFIPMIVAEYPFLKAATYLPNLQLIELATKVEAGAGFSGVLVELAIILGWVIAAIISTVVIYRKRMVD
- a CDS encoding LytTR family transcriptional regulator DNA-binding domain-containing protein: MSLQFINAEKRIHDSVVFPAFDLSIEPGKLVAVYSSVNVREQLIELLLEKSKLSNGEIRIGESGISENKSKIGFYFLHDGLYERLSVEEMIQFTKRLYLSNKPIGEVIQTVQLDSKRRVKIKHLSYSERKRVQLACSLMQNAAIHIFEEPDQNLDLESKRILLSVLQRLKQEGRSAFILTGNMESAVTAADHIFRLDENGLHTVQIEADEESNREIENSSPVAESISPVRFEKIPTKVNEKIVLFEPPEIDYIESNEGQSFLHIKGESFPSPSTLNELEARLLPFGFFRCHRSYIVNLQKVREVITWTRNSYSLVLDNSEKSTIPLSKTKMVELKEMLGL